The Kogia breviceps isolate mKogBre1 chromosome 4, mKogBre1 haplotype 1, whole genome shotgun sequence genome window below encodes:
- the UNC5A gene encoding netrin receptor UNC5A isoform X1, protein MAVRSGLWPAFLGIVLSAWLRGSGAQQSATVANPVPGSNPDLLPHFLVEPEDVYIVKNKPVLLVCKAMPATQIFFKCNGEWVRQVDHVIEHSTDGSSGLPAMEVRINVSRQQVEKVFGLEEYWCQCVAWSSSGTTKSQKAYIRIAYLRKNFEQEPLAKEVSLEQGIVLPCRPPEGIPPAEVEWLRNEDLVDPSLDPNVYITREHSLVVRQARLADTANYTCVAKNIVARRRSTSAAVIVYVNGGWSTWTEWSVCSASCGRGWQKRSRSCTNPAPLNGGAFCEGQNVQKTACATLCPVDGSWSPWSKWSACGLDCTHWRSRECSDPAPRNGGEECRGTDLDTRNCTSDLCVHTASGPEDVALYVGLIAVAVCLLLLLLVLILVFCRKKEGLDSDVADSSILTSGFQPVSIKPSKADNPHLLTIQPDLSTTTTTYQGSLCPRQDGPSPKFQLTNGHLLSPLGGGRHTLHHSSPTSEAEDFVSRISTQNYFRSLPRGSSNMAYGTFNFLGGRLMIPNTGISLLIPPDAIPRGKIYEIYLTLHKPEDVRLPLAGCQTLLSPIVSCGPPGVLLTRPVILAMDHCGEPSPESWSLHLKKQSCEGSWEDVLHLGEEAPSHLYYCQLEAGACYVFTEQLGRFALVGEALSVAAAKRLKLLLFAPVACTSLEYNIRVYCLHDTHDALKEVVQLEKQLGGQLIQEPRILHFKDSYHNLRLSIHDVPSSLWKSKLLVSYQEIPFYHIWNGTQQYLHCTFTLERISPSTSDLACKVWVWQVEGDGQSFNINFNITKDTRFAELLALESEGGVPALVGPSAFKIPFLIRQKIITSLDPPCSRGADWRTLAQKLHLDSHLSFFASKPSPTAMILNLWEARHFPNGNLSQLAAAVAGLGQPDAGLFTVSEAEC, encoded by the exons GGGCCCAGCAGAGTGCCACAGTGGCCAACCCGGTGCCCGGCTCTAACCCAGACCTGCTTCCCCACTTCCTGGTGGAGCCCGAGGACGTGTACATCGTCAAGAACAAGCCGGTGCTGCTGGTGTGCAAGGCCATGCCCGCCACGCAAATCTTCTTCAAGTGCAACGGGGAGTGGGTGCGCCAGGTGGACCACGTGATCGAGCACAGCACAGATGGGAGCAGCG GACTGCCTGCCATGGAGGTCCGCATCAATGTCTCGAGGCAGCAGGTGGAGAAGGTGTTTGGGCTGGAGGAGTACTGGTGCCAGTGCGTGGCGTGGAGCTCCTCGGGCACCACCAAGAGTCAGAAGGCCTACATCCGCATTGCCT ATTTGCGCAAGAACTTTGAGCAGGAGCCGCTGGCCAAGGAGGTGTCCCTGGAGCAGGGCATCGTGCTGCCCTGCCGCCCGCCAGAGGGCATCCCCCCAGCTGAG GTGGAGTGGCTCCGGAACGAGGACCTGGTGGACCCATCCCTGGACCCCAACGTGTACATCACACGGGAGCATAGCCTGGTGGTGCGACAGGCCCGCCTGGCTGACACGGCCAACTACACCTGCGTGGCCAAGAACATCGTAGCTCGTCGCCGCAGCACCTCCGCTGCTGTCATCGTCTACG TGAACGGTGGGTGGTCGACGTGGACCGAGTGGTCCGTCTGCAGCGCCAGCTGTGGGCGCGGCTGGCAGAAAAGGAGCCGGAGCTGCACCAACCCGGCGCCTCTCAACGGGGGCGCCTTCTGTGAGGGGCAGAATGTCCAGAAAACAGCCTGCGCCACCTTGTGCCCAG TGGATGGCAGCTGGAGCCCGTGGAGCAAGTGGTCGGCCTGTGGGCTCGACTGCACCCACTGGCGGAGCCGTGAGTGCTCTGACCCAGCACCCCGCAACGGAGGTGAGGAGTGCCGAGGCACTGACCTGGACACCCGCAATTGTACCAGTGACCTCTGCGTGCACA CTGCTTCCGGCCCAGAGGACGTGGCCCTCTACGTGGGCCTCATAGCCGTGGCCGTGTgcctcctcctgctgctgctcGTCCTCATTCTTGTGTTCTGCCGCAAGAAGGAGGGACTGGACTCGGATGTGGCCGACTCATCCATTCTCACCTCAGGCTTCCAGCCCGTCAGCATCAAGCCCAGCAAAGCAG ACAATCCCCACCTGCTCACCATCCAGCCAGAcctcagcaccaccaccaccacctaccAGGGCAGTCTGTGTCCCCGGCAAGATGGGCCCAGCCCCAAGTTCCAGCTCACCAACGGGCACCTGCTCAGCCCGCTGGGTGGCGGCCGCCACACGCTGCACCACAGCTCACCCACCTCCGAGGCTGAGGACTTCGTCTCCCGCATCTCCACCCAGAATTACTTCCGCTCCCTGCCCCGCGGCTCCAGCAACATGGCCTATGGGACCTTCAACTTCCTTGGGGGCCGGCTGATGATCCCTAATACAG GCATCAGCCTCCTCATCCCCCCAGACGCCATACCCCGAGGAAAGATCTACGAGATCTACCTCACACTGCACAAGCCGGAGGATGTGAG GTTGCCCCTAGCCGGCTGTCAGACCCTGCTGAGTCCCATCGTTAGCTGTGGGCCCCCTGGAGTCCTGCTCACCCGGCCAGTCATCCTCGCCATGGACCACTGTGGGGAGCCCAGCCCCGAGAGCTGGAGCCTGCACCTCAAAAAGCAGTCCTGCGAAGGCAGCTGGGAG GACGTGCTGCACCTCGGCGAGGAGGCGCCCTCCCACCTCTACTACTGCCAGCTGGAGGCCGGCGCCTGCTATGTCTTCACGGAGCAGTTGGGCCGATTCGCCCTGGTGGGAGAGGCTCTCAGCGTGGCCGCGGCCAAGCGCCTCAAGCTGCTTCTGTTTGCCCCCGTGGCCTGCACCTCCCTCGAGTACAACATCCGAGTCTACTGCCTGCATGACACCCATGATGCACTCAAG GAGGTGGTGCAGCTGGAGAAGCAGCTGGGAGGACAGCTGATCCAGGAGCCTCGCATCCTGCACTTCAAGGACAGTTACCACAACCTGCGCCTGTCCATCCATGACGTGCCCAGCTCCCTATGGAAGAGCAAGCTCCTCGTCAGCTACCAG gagatcCCCTTTTATCACATCTGGAATGGCACACAGCAGTACCTGCACTGTACCTTCACCTTGGAGCGCATCAGCCCCAGCACCAGCGACCTGGCCTGCAAAGTGTGGGTATGGCAGGTGGAGGGCGATGGGCAGAGCTTCAACATCAACTTCAACATCACCAAG gaCACGAGATTTGCTGAGCTGCTGGCCCTGGAGAGTGAAGGGGGGGTCCCAGCCCTAGTGGGCCCCAGTGCCTTCAAGATCCCCTTCCTCATTCGGCAGAAGATCATTACGAGCCTAGATCCACCCTGTAGCCGGGGTGCCGACTGGCGGACTCTGGCCCAGAAACTCCACCTGGACAG CCATCTCAGCTTCTTTGCCTCCAAGCCCAGCCCCACAGCCATGATCCTCAACCTGTGGGAGGCACGGCACTTCCCCAACGGCAACCTCAGCCAGCTGGCTGCAGCAGTGGCCGGACTTGGCCAGCCAGATGCTGGCCTCTTCACAGTGTCAGAGGCCGAATGCTGA
- the UNC5A gene encoding netrin receptor UNC5A isoform X2: MAVRSGLWPAFLGIVLSAWLRGSGAQQSATVANPVPGSNPDLLPHFLVEPEDVYIVKNKPVLLVCKAMPATQIFFKCNGEWVRQVDHVIEHSTDGSSGLPAMEVRINVSRQQVEKVFGLEEYWCQCVAWSSSGTTKSQKAYIRIAYLRKNFEQEPLAKEVSLEQGIVLPCRPPEGIPPAEVEWLRNEDLVDPSLDPNVYITREHSLVVRQARLADTANYTCVAKNIVARRRSTSAAVIVYVDGSWSPWSKWSACGLDCTHWRSRECSDPAPRNGGEECRGTDLDTRNCTSDLCVHTASGPEDVALYVGLIAVAVCLLLLLLVLILVFCRKKEGLDSDVADSSILTSGFQPVSIKPSKADNPHLLTIQPDLSTTTTTYQGSLCPRQDGPSPKFQLTNGHLLSPLGGGRHTLHHSSPTSEAEDFVSRISTQNYFRSLPRGSSNMAYGTFNFLGGRLMIPNTGISLLIPPDAIPRGKIYEIYLTLHKPEDVRLPLAGCQTLLSPIVSCGPPGVLLTRPVILAMDHCGEPSPESWSLHLKKQSCEGSWEDVLHLGEEAPSHLYYCQLEAGACYVFTEQLGRFALVGEALSVAAAKRLKLLLFAPVACTSLEYNIRVYCLHDTHDALKEVVQLEKQLGGQLIQEPRILHFKDSYHNLRLSIHDVPSSLWKSKLLVSYQEIPFYHIWNGTQQYLHCTFTLERISPSTSDLACKVWVWQVEGDGQSFNINFNITKDTRFAELLALESEGGVPALVGPSAFKIPFLIRQKIITSLDPPCSRGADWRTLAQKLHLDSHLSFFASKPSPTAMILNLWEARHFPNGNLSQLAAAVAGLGQPDAGLFTVSEAEC; the protein is encoded by the exons GGGCCCAGCAGAGTGCCACAGTGGCCAACCCGGTGCCCGGCTCTAACCCAGACCTGCTTCCCCACTTCCTGGTGGAGCCCGAGGACGTGTACATCGTCAAGAACAAGCCGGTGCTGCTGGTGTGCAAGGCCATGCCCGCCACGCAAATCTTCTTCAAGTGCAACGGGGAGTGGGTGCGCCAGGTGGACCACGTGATCGAGCACAGCACAGATGGGAGCAGCG GACTGCCTGCCATGGAGGTCCGCATCAATGTCTCGAGGCAGCAGGTGGAGAAGGTGTTTGGGCTGGAGGAGTACTGGTGCCAGTGCGTGGCGTGGAGCTCCTCGGGCACCACCAAGAGTCAGAAGGCCTACATCCGCATTGCCT ATTTGCGCAAGAACTTTGAGCAGGAGCCGCTGGCCAAGGAGGTGTCCCTGGAGCAGGGCATCGTGCTGCCCTGCCGCCCGCCAGAGGGCATCCCCCCAGCTGAG GTGGAGTGGCTCCGGAACGAGGACCTGGTGGACCCATCCCTGGACCCCAACGTGTACATCACACGGGAGCATAGCCTGGTGGTGCGACAGGCCCGCCTGGCTGACACGGCCAACTACACCTGCGTGGCCAAGAACATCGTAGCTCGTCGCCGCAGCACCTCCGCTGCTGTCATCGTCTACG TGGATGGCAGCTGGAGCCCGTGGAGCAAGTGGTCGGCCTGTGGGCTCGACTGCACCCACTGGCGGAGCCGTGAGTGCTCTGACCCAGCACCCCGCAACGGAGGTGAGGAGTGCCGAGGCACTGACCTGGACACCCGCAATTGTACCAGTGACCTCTGCGTGCACA CTGCTTCCGGCCCAGAGGACGTGGCCCTCTACGTGGGCCTCATAGCCGTGGCCGTGTgcctcctcctgctgctgctcGTCCTCATTCTTGTGTTCTGCCGCAAGAAGGAGGGACTGGACTCGGATGTGGCCGACTCATCCATTCTCACCTCAGGCTTCCAGCCCGTCAGCATCAAGCCCAGCAAAGCAG ACAATCCCCACCTGCTCACCATCCAGCCAGAcctcagcaccaccaccaccacctaccAGGGCAGTCTGTGTCCCCGGCAAGATGGGCCCAGCCCCAAGTTCCAGCTCACCAACGGGCACCTGCTCAGCCCGCTGGGTGGCGGCCGCCACACGCTGCACCACAGCTCACCCACCTCCGAGGCTGAGGACTTCGTCTCCCGCATCTCCACCCAGAATTACTTCCGCTCCCTGCCCCGCGGCTCCAGCAACATGGCCTATGGGACCTTCAACTTCCTTGGGGGCCGGCTGATGATCCCTAATACAG GCATCAGCCTCCTCATCCCCCCAGACGCCATACCCCGAGGAAAGATCTACGAGATCTACCTCACACTGCACAAGCCGGAGGATGTGAG GTTGCCCCTAGCCGGCTGTCAGACCCTGCTGAGTCCCATCGTTAGCTGTGGGCCCCCTGGAGTCCTGCTCACCCGGCCAGTCATCCTCGCCATGGACCACTGTGGGGAGCCCAGCCCCGAGAGCTGGAGCCTGCACCTCAAAAAGCAGTCCTGCGAAGGCAGCTGGGAG GACGTGCTGCACCTCGGCGAGGAGGCGCCCTCCCACCTCTACTACTGCCAGCTGGAGGCCGGCGCCTGCTATGTCTTCACGGAGCAGTTGGGCCGATTCGCCCTGGTGGGAGAGGCTCTCAGCGTGGCCGCGGCCAAGCGCCTCAAGCTGCTTCTGTTTGCCCCCGTGGCCTGCACCTCCCTCGAGTACAACATCCGAGTCTACTGCCTGCATGACACCCATGATGCACTCAAG GAGGTGGTGCAGCTGGAGAAGCAGCTGGGAGGACAGCTGATCCAGGAGCCTCGCATCCTGCACTTCAAGGACAGTTACCACAACCTGCGCCTGTCCATCCATGACGTGCCCAGCTCCCTATGGAAGAGCAAGCTCCTCGTCAGCTACCAG gagatcCCCTTTTATCACATCTGGAATGGCACACAGCAGTACCTGCACTGTACCTTCACCTTGGAGCGCATCAGCCCCAGCACCAGCGACCTGGCCTGCAAAGTGTGGGTATGGCAGGTGGAGGGCGATGGGCAGAGCTTCAACATCAACTTCAACATCACCAAG gaCACGAGATTTGCTGAGCTGCTGGCCCTGGAGAGTGAAGGGGGGGTCCCAGCCCTAGTGGGCCCCAGTGCCTTCAAGATCCCCTTCCTCATTCGGCAGAAGATCATTACGAGCCTAGATCCACCCTGTAGCCGGGGTGCCGACTGGCGGACTCTGGCCCAGAAACTCCACCTGGACAG CCATCTCAGCTTCTTTGCCTCCAAGCCCAGCCCCACAGCCATGATCCTCAACCTGTGGGAGGCACGGCACTTCCCCAACGGCAACCTCAGCCAGCTGGCTGCAGCAGTGGCCGGACTTGGCCAGCCAGATGCTGGCCTCTTCACAGTGTCAGAGGCCGAATGCTGA
- the UNC5A gene encoding netrin receptor UNC5A isoform X3, with protein MEVRINVSRQQVEKVFGLEEYWCQCVAWSSSGTTKSQKAYIRIAYLRKNFEQEPLAKEVSLEQGIVLPCRPPEGIPPAEVEWLRNEDLVDPSLDPNVYITREHSLVVRQARLADTANYTCVAKNIVARRRSTSAAVIVYVNGGWSTWTEWSVCSASCGRGWQKRSRSCTNPAPLNGGAFCEGQNVQKTACATLCPVDGSWSPWSKWSACGLDCTHWRSRECSDPAPRNGGEECRGTDLDTRNCTSDLCVHTASGPEDVALYVGLIAVAVCLLLLLLVLILVFCRKKEGLDSDVADSSILTSGFQPVSIKPSKADNPHLLTIQPDLSTTTTTYQGSLCPRQDGPSPKFQLTNGHLLSPLGGGRHTLHHSSPTSEAEDFVSRISTQNYFRSLPRGSSNMAYGTFNFLGGRLMIPNTGISLLIPPDAIPRGKIYEIYLTLHKPEDVRLPLAGCQTLLSPIVSCGPPGVLLTRPVILAMDHCGEPSPESWSLHLKKQSCEGSWEDVLHLGEEAPSHLYYCQLEAGACYVFTEQLGRFALVGEALSVAAAKRLKLLLFAPVACTSLEYNIRVYCLHDTHDALKEVVQLEKQLGGQLIQEPRILHFKDSYHNLRLSIHDVPSSLWKSKLLVSYQEIPFYHIWNGTQQYLHCTFTLERISPSTSDLACKVWVWQVEGDGQSFNINFNITKDTRFAELLALESEGGVPALVGPSAFKIPFLIRQKIITSLDPPCSRGADWRTLAQKLHLDSHLSFFASKPSPTAMILNLWEARHFPNGNLSQLAAAVAGLGQPDAGLFTVSEAEC; from the exons ATGGAGGTCCGCATCAATGTCTCGAGGCAGCAGGTGGAGAAGGTGTTTGGGCTGGAGGAGTACTGGTGCCAGTGCGTGGCGTGGAGCTCCTCGGGCACCACCAAGAGTCAGAAGGCCTACATCCGCATTGCCT ATTTGCGCAAGAACTTTGAGCAGGAGCCGCTGGCCAAGGAGGTGTCCCTGGAGCAGGGCATCGTGCTGCCCTGCCGCCCGCCAGAGGGCATCCCCCCAGCTGAG GTGGAGTGGCTCCGGAACGAGGACCTGGTGGACCCATCCCTGGACCCCAACGTGTACATCACACGGGAGCATAGCCTGGTGGTGCGACAGGCCCGCCTGGCTGACACGGCCAACTACACCTGCGTGGCCAAGAACATCGTAGCTCGTCGCCGCAGCACCTCCGCTGCTGTCATCGTCTACG TGAACGGTGGGTGGTCGACGTGGACCGAGTGGTCCGTCTGCAGCGCCAGCTGTGGGCGCGGCTGGCAGAAAAGGAGCCGGAGCTGCACCAACCCGGCGCCTCTCAACGGGGGCGCCTTCTGTGAGGGGCAGAATGTCCAGAAAACAGCCTGCGCCACCTTGTGCCCAG TGGATGGCAGCTGGAGCCCGTGGAGCAAGTGGTCGGCCTGTGGGCTCGACTGCACCCACTGGCGGAGCCGTGAGTGCTCTGACCCAGCACCCCGCAACGGAGGTGAGGAGTGCCGAGGCACTGACCTGGACACCCGCAATTGTACCAGTGACCTCTGCGTGCACA CTGCTTCCGGCCCAGAGGACGTGGCCCTCTACGTGGGCCTCATAGCCGTGGCCGTGTgcctcctcctgctgctgctcGTCCTCATTCTTGTGTTCTGCCGCAAGAAGGAGGGACTGGACTCGGATGTGGCCGACTCATCCATTCTCACCTCAGGCTTCCAGCCCGTCAGCATCAAGCCCAGCAAAGCAG ACAATCCCCACCTGCTCACCATCCAGCCAGAcctcagcaccaccaccaccacctaccAGGGCAGTCTGTGTCCCCGGCAAGATGGGCCCAGCCCCAAGTTCCAGCTCACCAACGGGCACCTGCTCAGCCCGCTGGGTGGCGGCCGCCACACGCTGCACCACAGCTCACCCACCTCCGAGGCTGAGGACTTCGTCTCCCGCATCTCCACCCAGAATTACTTCCGCTCCCTGCCCCGCGGCTCCAGCAACATGGCCTATGGGACCTTCAACTTCCTTGGGGGCCGGCTGATGATCCCTAATACAG GCATCAGCCTCCTCATCCCCCCAGACGCCATACCCCGAGGAAAGATCTACGAGATCTACCTCACACTGCACAAGCCGGAGGATGTGAG GTTGCCCCTAGCCGGCTGTCAGACCCTGCTGAGTCCCATCGTTAGCTGTGGGCCCCCTGGAGTCCTGCTCACCCGGCCAGTCATCCTCGCCATGGACCACTGTGGGGAGCCCAGCCCCGAGAGCTGGAGCCTGCACCTCAAAAAGCAGTCCTGCGAAGGCAGCTGGGAG GACGTGCTGCACCTCGGCGAGGAGGCGCCCTCCCACCTCTACTACTGCCAGCTGGAGGCCGGCGCCTGCTATGTCTTCACGGAGCAGTTGGGCCGATTCGCCCTGGTGGGAGAGGCTCTCAGCGTGGCCGCGGCCAAGCGCCTCAAGCTGCTTCTGTTTGCCCCCGTGGCCTGCACCTCCCTCGAGTACAACATCCGAGTCTACTGCCTGCATGACACCCATGATGCACTCAAG GAGGTGGTGCAGCTGGAGAAGCAGCTGGGAGGACAGCTGATCCAGGAGCCTCGCATCCTGCACTTCAAGGACAGTTACCACAACCTGCGCCTGTCCATCCATGACGTGCCCAGCTCCCTATGGAAGAGCAAGCTCCTCGTCAGCTACCAG gagatcCCCTTTTATCACATCTGGAATGGCACACAGCAGTACCTGCACTGTACCTTCACCTTGGAGCGCATCAGCCCCAGCACCAGCGACCTGGCCTGCAAAGTGTGGGTATGGCAGGTGGAGGGCGATGGGCAGAGCTTCAACATCAACTTCAACATCACCAAG gaCACGAGATTTGCTGAGCTGCTGGCCCTGGAGAGTGAAGGGGGGGTCCCAGCCCTAGTGGGCCCCAGTGCCTTCAAGATCCCCTTCCTCATTCGGCAGAAGATCATTACGAGCCTAGATCCACCCTGTAGCCGGGGTGCCGACTGGCGGACTCTGGCCCAGAAACTCCACCTGGACAG CCATCTCAGCTTCTTTGCCTCCAAGCCCAGCCCCACAGCCATGATCCTCAACCTGTGGGAGGCACGGCACTTCCCCAACGGCAACCTCAGCCAGCTGGCTGCAGCAGTGGCCGGACTTGGCCAGCCAGATGCTGGCCTCTTCACAGTGTCAGAGGCCGAATGCTGA
- the HK3 gene encoding hexokinase-3, whose product MDSIGSLGLQPREGAPSCPQEGLPCPSNSSELVQECLQQFKVTGAQLRQIQTSLLDSMEQALKGQASPAPAVRMLPTYVESTPHGTEQGDFVVLELGATGASLRVLWVTLMGIEGHKMEPRSQEFVIPQEVMLGPGQQLFDFAARCLSEFLDALPVGNQGLQLGFSFSFPCHQTGLDKSTLISWTKGFRCSGVEGQDVVQLLRDAIQRQGTYSIDVVAVVNDTVGTMMGCEPGVGPCEVGLVVDTGTNACYMEEARHVAVLDEDRGRVCISVEWGSFSDDGALGPVLTIFDHTLDHESLNLGAQRFEKMIGGLYLGELVRLVLAHLARCGVLFGGYISPALLRQGGILLEHVAEIEDPSAGAARVHAILQDLGLNPRASDAKFVQQVCAAVCTRAAQLCAAALAAVLSRLQHSREQQTLQIAVATGGRVFEQHPRFLSILQETVMLLAPECDVSFIPSMDGGGQGVAMVTAVAARLAAHRCLLEETLAPFRLTREQLAAVQAQMREAMAKGLQGEASSLRMLPTYVRATPDGSERGDFLALDLGGTNFRVLLVRVATGGVQITSQVYSIPECVAQGSGQQLFDHIVDCIVDFQQKQGLSGQSLPLGFTFSFPCRQVGLDQGILLNWTKGFNASDCEGQDVVCLLREAIRRRQAVELNVVAIVNDTVGTMMSCGYEDPHCEVGLIVGTGTNACYMEELRNVASVAGDSGHMCINMEWGAFGDDGSLSMLSTHFDASVDQASINPGKQRFEKMISGMYLGEIVRHTLLHLTSLGVLFRGQQTQRLQIRDIFKTKFLSEIESDSLALRQVRAILEDLGLSLTSDDALMVLEVCQAVSQRAAQLCGAGVAAVVEKIRENRGLEELTVSVGVDGTLYKLHPHFSSLVAATVRELAPRCVVTFLQSEDGSGKGAALVTAVACRLAQMTCV is encoded by the exons ATGGACTCCATTGGGTCTCTAGGGTTGCAGCCACGGGAAGGagcccccagctgcccccaggAAGGCTTGCCCTGCCCATCAAACAGCTCTGAGCTG GTACAGGAATGCCTGCAGCAGTTCAAGGTGACAGGGGCACAGCTGCGGCAGATCCAAACCAGCCTCCTGGACTCCATGGAGCAGGCCCTTAAGGGGcaggccagccctgcccctgctgtCAGGATGCTGCCCACATATGTGGAGTCTACCCCACATGGCACTG AGCAAGGAGACTTCGTGGTGCTGGAGCTGGGAGCCACAGGGGCCTCACTGCGTGTTCTGTGGGTGACCCTGATGGGCATTGAGGGGCACAAGATGGAACCCAGAAGCCAGGAGTTTGTGATCCCCCAAGAGGTGATGCTGGGTCCTGGTCAGCAG CTCTTTGACTTTGCCGCCCGCTGCCTATCTGAGTTCCTGGATGCGCTCCCTGTGGGCAATCAGGGTCTGCAGCTTGGGTTCAGCTTCTCCTTCCCTTGTCACCAGACAGGACTGGACAAG AGCACCCTCATTTCCTGGACCAAAGGTTTTAGGTGCAGTGGTGTGGAAGGCCAGGATGTGGTCCAGTTGCTACGAGACGCCATCCAGAGGCAGGGA ACCTACAGCATCGATGTAGTTGCCGTGGTGAATGACACAGTGGGCACCATGATGGGCTGCGAGCCAGGGGTTGGGCCATGCGAAGTTGGGCTGGTTGTAG ACACTGGCACCAATGCATGTTACATGGAAGAGGCACGGCATGTGGCAGTGCTAGACGAGGACCGGGGCCGAGTCTGCATCAGCGTCGAGTGGGGTTCCTTCAGTGATGATGGGGCCCTGGGGCCAGTGCTGACCATCTTCGACCACACCCTGGACCACGAGTCCCTGAATCTGGGTGCCCAGAG GTTTGAGAAGATGATTGGGGGCCTGTACCTGGGTGAGCTGGTGCGGCTGGTGCTGGCTCACTTGGCCCGGTGCGGGGTCCTCTTTGGCGGCTACATCTCCCCTGCCCTGCTAAGGCAAGGCGGCATCCTCCTGGAACATGTGGCTGAGATAGAGGA TCCCTCTGCTGGGGCAGCCCGTGTGCACGCTATCCTGCAGGACTTGGGCCTGAACCCGAGGGCCTCAGATGCCAAGTTCGTGCAGCAAGTATGCGCGGCTGTGTGCACACGGGCTGCCCAGCTCTGTGCAGCTGCCCTGGCTGCCGTCCTCTCCCGTCTCCAGCACAGCCGGGAGCAGCAGACACTTCAGATCGCTGTGGCCACTGGAGGCCGAGTGTTTGAGCAACACCCCAG GTTCCTCAGCATCCTGCAGGAGACAGTGATGCTCCTGGCTCCCGAATGTGATGTCTCCTTCATACCCTCTATGGACGGGGGCGGCCAGGGTGTGGCAATGGTGACTGCTGTGGCTGCCCGCCTGGCTGCCCACCGGTGCCTGCTGGAGGAGACCCTGGCACCATTCCGGTTGACCCGTGAGCAGCTGGCAGCAGTGCAGGCACAGATGCGAGAGGCCATGGCCAAGGGACTCCAAGGGGAAGCCTCCTCCCTCCGCATGCTGCCCACTTATGTCCGGGCCACACCTGATGGCAGTG AGCGTGGGGACTTCCTGGCCCTGGACCTGGGGGGCACCAACTTCCGGGTCCTCCTGGTGCGTGTGGCCACTGGAGGTGTGCAAATCACCAGCCAGGTCTACTCCATCCCAGAGTGCGTGGCCCAGGGCTCTGGGCAGCAG CTCTTTGACCACATTGTGGACTGCATCGTGGACTTCCAGCAgaagcagggcctgagtgggCAGAGCCTCCCCCTGGGTTTCACCTTCTCCTTCCCGTGTAGGCAGGTCGGCCTGGACCAG GGCATCCTCCTGAACTGGACAAAGGGTTTCAATGCATCTGACTGTGAGGGCCAAGATGTTGTGTGTCTGCTGCGGGAAGCCATCAGGCGCAGACAG GCAGTGGAACTGAATGTGGTTGCCATTGTCAATGACACGGTGGGGACCATGATGTCCTGTGGCTACGAGGACCCCCATTGCGAGGTCGGCCTCATCGTAG GAACTGGCACCAATGCCTGCTACATGGAGGAGCTCCGGAATGTGGCAAGTGTTGCTGGGGACTCAGGCCACATGTGCATCAACATGGAGTGGGGTGCCTTTGGGGACGATGGCTCCCTCAGCATGCTCAGTACCCATTTTGATGCAAGTGTGGACCAGGCATCCATCAACCCTGGCAAGCAGAG GTTTGAGAAGATGATCAGTGGCATGTACCTGGGGGAGATCGTCCGCCACACCCTCTTGCATTTGACCAGCCTTGGAGTTCTCTTCCGGGGCCAGCAGACCCAGCGCCTTCAGATCAGGGACATCTTCAAGACCAAGTTTCTCTCTGAGATTGAAAG TGACAGCCTGGCCCTGAGGCAGGTCCGAGCCATCCTGGAGGATCTGGGGCTGTCCCTGACCTCAGATGATGCCCTGATGGTCCTGGAGGTGTGCCAGGCCGTGTCCCAGAGGGCCGCCCAGCTTTGTGGGGCAGGTGTGGCTGCCGTGGTGGAGAAGATCCGTGAGAACCGGGGCCTGGAAGAGCTGACTGTATCCGTGGGGGTGGATGGAACCCTCTACAAGTTGCACCCTCA CTTCTCCAGCTTGGTGGCAGCCACAGTGCGGGAGCTGGCCCCTCGCTGTGTGGTCACCTTCCTGCAATCAGAGGACGGGTCTGGCAAAGGTGCAGCCCTGGTCACCGCTGTTGCCTGCCGCCTTGCCCAGATGACCTGTGTCTGA